One Methanohalophilus mahii DSM 5219 genomic window carries:
- a CDS encoding mechanosensitive ion channel family protein translates to MVETSLTESLYTAIGDAFFYIPAVIAVIIFVLIGWIAGRTLGKIGAKLIEKTGLDATVDNTFIGNMLQRAEITTKDFFGAVIKWFVYIIFAAIIIDYLEIGVVADFITLLLAYVPLVIAASIVLVIGLIIVDFVARTTATILSATGVDEKLEQGPAGGPIKASNMKPSAMIAGVIKLFGYLFFIAAAANILQLELITDFLVAVTAYIPRLLLGVLILALGLLSVDFLMDYVKATIQEMDVEGAEVFTPLLRGFLFLVVILIALDTMLVDTGILYTFLEPLGWGIAVVVAFKWGIKDALVEYAKQNK, encoded by the coding sequence ATGGTGGAAACAAGTTTAACGGAGAGTTTATACACGGCTATAGGGGATGCCTTTTTTTACATTCCTGCAGTAATTGCCGTAATTATCTTTGTACTGATTGGCTGGATAGCAGGCAGAACACTGGGAAAAATAGGAGCGAAGCTGATTGAGAAAACCGGTTTGGATGCTACGGTTGATAACACATTTATAGGAAATATGTTGCAAAGGGCTGAAATTACAACGAAAGATTTTTTCGGCGCTGTAATTAAATGGTTCGTATACATTATATTTGCTGCAATAATTATTGATTATCTGGAGATCGGTGTAGTAGCAGATTTCATAACCTTGTTACTTGCTTATGTACCGCTGGTTATAGCAGCATCCATAGTACTTGTAATCGGTCTCATAATCGTTGATTTTGTTGCCCGCACAACCGCAACTATACTTTCAGCAACAGGCGTGGATGAAAAACTGGAACAGGGACCCGCAGGCGGACCTATAAAGGCATCAAATATGAAACCCTCGGCAATGATCGCCGGAGTAATAAAATTATTTGGTTACCTGTTTTTTATTGCAGCCGCAGCCAACATCTTACAGCTGGAACTGATTACTGATTTCCTGGTTGCTGTGACAGCATATATTCCAAGATTGCTACTGGGTGTTTTAATTCTCGCTCTCGGTTTGCTATCAGTGGATTTCCTTATGGATTACGTAAAGGCCACGATCCAGGAAATGGATGTAGAAGGAGCTGAGGTATTTACTCCATTGCTTAGAGGATTTTTGTTCCTGGTAGTGATCCTCATTGCACTGGATACTATGCTTGTGGATACAGGTATTCTATATACATTCCTGGAACCATTGGGATGGGGTATTGCTGTAGTAGTAGCCTTTAAGTGGGGTATAAAGGACGCTCTTGTGGAATACGCAAAGCAAAACAAGTAA
- a CDS encoding thermonuclease family protein translates to MKANSRKKKRTGWKSGTVKKCIDGDTLEMTNGDRIRLSKVRSPETYQKGGNKSTNVLRGMVNKCKKKIQYKPTSTKGSYNRIVAEVKNKDGSINERMRKKGYKSKGR, encoded by the coding sequence ATGAAAGCAAACTCAAGAAAAAAGAAAAGAACCGGATGGAAATCAGGAACAGTAAAAAAATGCATAGATGGTGACACTCTCGAAATGACGAACGGCGACAGAATAAGACTTAGTAAAGTTCGATCTCCTGAAACTTATCAAAAAGGTGGAAACAAATCGACTAATGTATTAAGAGGAATGGTTAATAAATGTAAAAAGAAAATACAATACAAGCCCACTTCAACAAAAGGAAGTTATAATCGAATTGTTGCTGAAGTCAAAAATAAAGATGGTTCAATAAATGAAAGAATGCGAAAGAAAGGTTACAAATCAAAAGGCAGATAA
- a CDS encoding ATP-dependent helicase — protein sequence MGDIKLNPSQSQAVDYTDGPLLILAGPGSGKTLTITEKVVNIVDEGFSPDRILALTFSEKAAGEMEERIENRIGESSGITVSTFHSYCNDLLKEFSLYAGINQGTRLISQEHSHVWGINNIDSFGFENIAIPNRPYDLITSLLEGVSQLHDHLVGPQELQEYVKRKLDENIDEQERDDLLKLADLARFYSHYQEYKRDHNFMDYDDMISMVCRLLESNEVVRNQIRNRYDYVLVDEFQDTNYAQLYLINLIADGTNLTCVADDDQCIYRFRGAYLSNIKQLQDYYASLEKIPLDRNYRSSSQIVQLSQQLIATNPEREDKTLHSHNGDGEKIKVVKTPDDTSEANWVADEIQRLIEEENIAPDEIFVLTRKRADGKKYSDALKGKMIPVEYVGNLQLKNYPIVQEALAYMHIVADPFNNGIAFARILAREGVSEHDLQKINTMAKKLSRETELEGDGIYSVLQHYLDDVPIIQKALVKSILTRLNELIDYRKNHLPSDTVKYLLSEKTDLYKSQLLADTFTSRRNIHILNSLTSMVEDLELVDGGSEFARAVEYLELVFNLDIGDEETSEENTVKVMTIHQSKGKEAKVVFVCDLADRHLPLRFTKKQFRVPRELEKGVQRDVEDKILHLEEERRLAYVAMTRAREKLYLTFPEKYAGNKRGVKPSEFVTQLDYESNPLIEYIETDRLQDTETVVTESPLKKKQDEYLRLMNMYAGQGQMKQALESLVVLTQLKEIEDKGNLAVFNIEDFLKTTPRDIEELEALVNEEMPPLVDSDMRFSASKVRQYMECPLKFKYSNVLNIPIPQKTFFQTGTDVHSVFEQLSRYRMQGKSIDMELANRILDETWDGSVFDSQTHEQQELDRVRQMLEYWFEFEKSNVNETIAVEEKFNLKLDGAQFGGVIDRIDQTPEGEYIVIDYKTSKSPLSKNKMPEDVQLALYCQAVRERYGKYPVKAGLMYVNPNIRDLRLMDVNQSQINSVLDGVREIVADIKAEDFEIREEPNCYFCDYKGICEWYNHQ from the coding sequence TTGGGAGATATTAAACTCAATCCTTCACAATCACAAGCAGTTGATTATACAGACGGGCCACTTCTCATACTCGCAGGTCCTGGCTCTGGCAAAACTTTGACCATTACGGAAAAGGTCGTAAATATTGTGGATGAAGGCTTTTCTCCTGACCGGATACTTGCTTTAACCTTCTCTGAAAAGGCTGCAGGGGAGATGGAGGAGAGAATTGAAAACCGTATTGGAGAATCCAGCGGAATTACGGTATCCACCTTTCATTCCTACTGCAATGACCTGCTCAAGGAGTTCTCCCTGTATGCTGGCATCAATCAGGGTACCAGACTTATCTCACAGGAACATTCGCATGTCTGGGGGATAAACAATATCGATTCTTTTGGTTTTGAGAATATTGCGATCCCCAACAGGCCCTATGATCTCATTACAAGTTTGCTGGAAGGCGTTTCGCAGTTACATGATCATCTGGTGGGTCCGCAGGAGTTGCAGGAGTATGTCAAACGAAAGCTGGATGAAAACATTGATGAACAAGAAAGGGATGATCTGCTCAAACTTGCCGATCTTGCCAGGTTCTATTCACATTACCAGGAGTACAAACGGGATCATAATTTCATGGATTACGATGACATGATCTCAATGGTATGTCGCCTGCTCGAAAGCAATGAAGTTGTTCGCAATCAGATCCGAAACAGATATGATTACGTTTTGGTAGATGAATTCCAGGATACAAATTATGCCCAGCTCTATCTTATCAATCTAATTGCCGATGGCACCAACCTGACCTGTGTGGCCGATGATGACCAGTGCATCTACAGATTCAGGGGTGCCTATCTTTCCAATATCAAACAACTGCAGGATTACTATGCATCCCTTGAAAAAATACCCCTGGATCGCAATTACCGGTCCAGCTCACAGATAGTACAATTATCCCAGCAATTGATCGCAACAAACCCGGAAAGGGAAGATAAGACGCTGCATTCCCACAATGGGGATGGAGAGAAAATAAAGGTGGTAAAAACCCCTGATGACACCAGTGAGGCCAATTGGGTTGCAGACGAGATTCAGCGGCTGATTGAAGAAGAGAATATTGCGCCTGATGAGATATTTGTTCTTACCCGGAAACGTGCTGACGGGAAAAAGTACAGTGATGCATTGAAAGGCAAAATGATCCCTGTGGAATATGTGGGCAACCTGCAGCTTAAAAATTATCCCATTGTACAGGAAGCCCTGGCCTACATGCATATTGTCGCTGATCCTTTCAATAATGGAATTGCTTTTGCCAGGATATTGGCAAGGGAAGGAGTAAGTGAGCACGACCTCCAGAAGATCAATACAATGGCAAAAAAACTCAGCCGGGAGACTGAACTGGAAGGAGATGGCATATATTCTGTGCTGCAACACTATCTTGATGATGTGCCAATAATACAAAAGGCACTTGTCAAGTCCATCCTTACCCGGCTCAATGAACTCATCGATTACAGGAAGAATCATCTTCCCTCTGATACTGTTAAATATCTGTTATCTGAGAAAACGGATCTTTACAAATCGCAGTTGCTTGCAGATACCTTTACTTCCAGAAGGAATATTCATATACTCAATTCCCTGACCAGTATGGTGGAAGATCTGGAACTTGTGGATGGAGGTTCTGAATTTGCCAGGGCCGTTGAATATCTGGAACTTGTCTTCAACCTGGATATCGGGGATGAGGAAACCAGTGAGGAAAATACTGTCAAGGTCATGACTATCCACCAGTCCAAGGGTAAGGAAGCAAAGGTTGTTTTTGTCTGCGATCTGGCTGACCGGCATCTGCCCCTGAGATTCACCAAAAAGCAATTCAGAGTTCCCCGGGAACTTGAGAAAGGTGTGCAGAGGGATGTGGAGGATAAGATCCTGCACCTGGAGGAAGAGCGCAGGCTGGCCTATGTAGCCATGACGCGGGCCAGGGAAAAACTGTATCTCACATTTCCTGAAAAATATGCAGGTAACAAACGGGGTGTCAAACCCAGTGAGTTTGTAACACAGTTAGATTATGAATCAAATCCCCTGATTGAATACATTGAAACTGACAGATTGCAGGATACTGAAACTGTTGTCACAGAATCTCCATTGAAAAAGAAACAGGATGAATATCTCAGGCTTATGAATATGTATGCCGGCCAGGGCCAGATGAAGCAGGCACTGGAGTCACTGGTGGTGCTTACCCAGTTAAAAGAGATAGAGGATAAAGGCAATCTGGCTGTTTTTAATATTGAAGACTTTTTGAAGACTACACCCAGGGATATAGAGGAGCTGGAGGCACTGGTCAATGAAGAAATGCCACCTCTTGTAGATTCTGATATGCGTTTTTCAGCTTCTAAGGTCAGGCAATACATGGAATGTCCCCTGAAGTTCAAGTATAGCAATGTACTGAATATACCGATTCCACAAAAGACATTCTTCCAGACAGGAACTGATGTGCATTCTGTGTTTGAACAACTCTCCAGGTACAGGATGCAGGGCAAATCCATTGATATGGAACTTGCCAATCGTATCCTGGATGAAACGTGGGATGGTTCTGTTTTTGATTCGCAGACCCACGAGCAGCAGGAACTTGACCGAGTCAGGCAAATGCTGGAATACTGGTTTGAGTTTGAGAAAAGTAATGTCAATGAAACGATTGCTGTGGAGGAAAAGTTCAATCTGAAACTTGACGGAGCACAGTTTGGAGGAGTGATAGACCGCATCGACCAAACTCCTGAGGGCGAGTATATTGTTATCGATTACAAGACCAGCAAAAGTCCATTGAGCAAGAACAAAATGCCAGAGGATGTACAACTTGCCCTGTACTGTCAGGCTGTCAGGGAGAGGTATGGAAAGTATCCGGTCAAAGCAGGGCTGATGTATGTCAATCCGAACATTCGGGACCTCAGATTAATGGATGTGAACCAATCACAGATCAATTCAGTACTTGATGGTGTCAGGGAGATTGTGGCAGACATCAAAGCCGAGGATTTTGAGATCAGGGAAGAGCCGAACTGTTATTTCTGTGATTATAAGGGGATTTGTGAATGGTACAACCATCAATGA
- a CDS encoding arsenic resistance protein: MVNIEKYQSFFILGSVIAGLILGQNTTVRNYAASFIVPFLMIMLYGIFLQVPLNQLRNSFKNWKFASVSGGINFIFNPLLAFVLGFIFLRDVPALWIGFIMLMVTPCTDWYLLFTGIARGNVPLSASILPMNLILQLILLPVYLLIFAGTIATIDIGILFESVLLVLFVPFLMSPITKKTIPILKGEYWLEKRIFPKLDHLQFSFLNLAIISMFASQGEQLVQNPLILLKLILPVLLFFVIVFITGQIVGRYLNFSYQDTASLNLTTLARNSPIVLAIALTAFPEEPFIALALVIGPLIELPVLGIISHALLWIRKVSLKESDDSI, translated from the coding sequence ATGGTCAATATTGAAAAATATCAATCTTTCTTCATATTAGGCTCTGTTATTGCCGGATTAATTCTGGGGCAAAACACTACTGTCCGAAATTACGCAGCCTCTTTTATTGTTCCTTTTCTGATGATTATGCTGTATGGGATATTTTTACAGGTTCCTCTTAACCAACTGAGAAATTCTTTTAAAAATTGGAAGTTTGCGAGTGTCAGTGGCGGTATTAATTTCATTTTCAATCCACTGCTGGCATTTGTCCTCGGTTTTATCTTTTTAAGAGATGTGCCTGCTCTTTGGATAGGTTTCATTATGTTGATGGTTACTCCATGTACAGACTGGTATCTGCTTTTCACAGGAATTGCACGTGGCAATGTGCCACTTTCTGCGTCTATTCTCCCGATGAATCTGATTCTCCAGTTAATATTGCTGCCGGTATATCTGCTGATCTTTGCCGGAACAATCGCAACAATTGATATTGGCATATTGTTTGAAAGTGTGCTTCTTGTGCTTTTTGTTCCTTTCCTTATGTCCCCTATTACAAAAAAGACCATTCCAATACTAAAAGGCGAATACTGGCTTGAGAAAAGGATTTTTCCTAAACTTGATCATTTGCAGTTCTCTTTTCTAAACCTTGCAATAATATCCATGTTTGCTTCACAGGGTGAACAACTGGTTCAGAATCCACTGATATTATTGAAACTCATCCTCCCTGTTCTGTTATTCTTTGTTATCGTATTTATTACAGGGCAAATTGTCGGTAGATATCTCAATTTTTCTTATCAGGATACTGCCAGTTTGAACCTGACCACGCTTGCACGTAACTCCCCTATAGTGCTGGCGATTGCATTAACTGCATTTCCAGAAGAGCCTTTTATTGCATTGGCCCTTGTAATAGGTCCGTTGATTGAATTGCCTGTTCTTGGAATTATATCCCATGCATTACTTTGGATCAGGAAAGTGTCCTTAAAAGAAAGTGACGATTCCATATAA
- a CDS encoding redoxin domain-containing protein — protein sequence MTIRIPMMGEIAPSFRARTTHGEVNFPKDYEGRWVIFFSHPADFTPVCTTEFIMFAKMQAELRQLNTELLGLSVDSVQSHISWLRSIKEKVEFNDISGIDVEFPIVEDQGLSIVKKYGMLQPSENKRYMRYIQDIQDIRANKATDENEIINTQPVRGIFIIDPESRIRYMAFYPISNGRNLDEIKRILQAIQKTDSEKVDTPVNWNPGDDVIVPTPLSYEDAKKRMEDKELKCSDWYICLKKDKT from the coding sequence ATGACTATCAGAATTCCAATGATGGGGGAAATTGCTCCTTCTTTCAGGGCCCGTACCACACATGGGGAAGTGAATTTTCCAAAAGATTATGAAGGTAGATGGGTAATTTTTTTCAGCCACCCTGCAGATTTTACGCCTGTATGTACCACTGAATTTATCATGTTTGCAAAGATGCAGGCAGAATTGAGGCAGCTAAATACCGAACTTCTTGGCCTGTCAGTTGACAGTGTACAATCACACATTTCCTGGTTACGCTCTATAAAGGAAAAGGTGGAATTCAATGATATCTCGGGCATAGATGTGGAATTTCCTATAGTAGAAGACCAGGGGTTGTCAATAGTAAAAAAATATGGGATGCTCCAGCCTTCTGAGAACAAAAGGTATATGAGATATATTCAGGACATTCAGGACATTCGGGCGAACAAGGCAACTGATGAAAACGAAATCATAAATACCCAACCGGTTAGGGGAATATTCATAATCGACCCGGAGTCACGCATCCGCTATATGGCCTTTTATCCAATTTCCAATGGCAGAAACCTTGATGAAATAAAACGTATCCTTCAGGCAATCCAGAAAACAGATTCGGAAAAAGTAGATACTCCTGTTAACTGGAATCCCGGTGATGATGTCATAGTACCTACTCCTCTTTCCTATGAAGATGCAAAGAAGCGTATGGAAGATAAGGAATTGAAATGTTCCGATTGGTACATTTGCCTTAAGAAAGATAAAACCTGA
- a CDS encoding ATP-dependent nuclease, whose amino-acid sequence MIVWGVDLYLSKIHIENYRSIKELDLDFKKGKNVIVGKNNSGKSNIIKAIDLLLGEKSPTWNKSNNITDNDFFEGNTDEDIFIWCEIIKNDEEHVDLSNFKGAFFKIKNKRGNHVKTNIDFNDKNSFLYYMSEDFAAELNKGYESKYKKEWIGDKPYCIRSCEEELENYGHFAFAFFCKKDEDGNYVKEMTFFYKQTNESDWYVCMNANLRNTFLQSAIVPSFRDPKSQLRIANYTWYGKLLKECIPNENPELDYAFECVKEASNKVFGDLQNRICSGNTQIAFPNTTISFQFNPDTRQDIYKSTLIYVNDGFNTKLEDKGSGIQSSVIISLFDYYVRNVAHTNGSLLAIEEPELYLHPHGRRVISDKLDHFLDDNKNQVIITTHSPEFVCTPDDSINLIVVKKDGNKSVATNFYFDDIKSKQILIKKQNSEMFFADAVILVEGADKYILEYIAREIGQRLECEDGKLGKNWMNEYNVSVISCGGKHEFWKYANVLKSINIPYLVISDFDFFRDGLDTYFNKTGFVEQKEKLGELKSQVIETIRNEDEIKNIPNICEEIINDISSENLDNAKKRSKEIFDIIKKNNGTYKRLDDIKNESVKKEIEQYLVKLRELNIFILTGELEHFYTTEPRKSKEQGVLEIIKKCEDKYISEFVDVEEFKEALIVFLESCLQLNLKEESDVHEM is encoded by the coding sequence ATGATTGTCTGGGGTGTTGACTTGTACTTATCAAAAATCCACATTGAAAATTATAGATCAATAAAGGAATTAGATTTAGATTTTAAAAAAGGAAAAAATGTAATTGTTGGAAAAAACAATTCAGGTAAAAGCAATATCATTAAAGCTATTGATTTGCTTCTTGGAGAAAAATCTCCTACATGGAATAAATCTAATAATATTACAGATAATGATTTCTTTGAAGGAAATACAGATGAAGACATATTCATTTGGTGTGAAATTATTAAAAATGATGAAGAACATGTAGATCTATCTAACTTTAAAGGAGCTTTTTTTAAAATAAAGAATAAAAGAGGAAATCATGTGAAAACTAATATTGATTTCAATGACAAAAATTCTTTTTTATATTACATGTCAGAAGATTTTGCTGCAGAACTGAATAAGGGATATGAGTCAAAATATAAAAAAGAATGGATCGGAGATAAGCCATATTGTATCAGAAGTTGTGAAGAAGAGTTGGAAAATTATGGCCATTTTGCATTTGCCTTTTTCTGTAAAAAAGATGAAGATGGAAATTATGTTAAAGAGATGACTTTTTTTTATAAACAAACAAACGAATCAGATTGGTATGTTTGCATGAATGCCAATTTAAGAAATACTTTCTTGCAAAGTGCGATCGTTCCATCATTTAGAGATCCAAAAAGCCAGTTGAGAATTGCAAATTATACATGGTATGGAAAGTTATTAAAGGAATGTATCCCGAATGAAAATCCAGAATTAGATTATGCGTTTGAATGTGTAAAAGAAGCTTCAAATAAGGTATTTGGAGATTTGCAAAATCGAATCTGTTCAGGGAATACGCAAATAGCATTTCCAAATACAACCATCAGCTTTCAATTTAATCCTGACACCCGACAGGATATATACAAAAGTACATTGATATACGTAAATGATGGATTTAACACCAAGTTGGAAGATAAAGGTTCAGGTATTCAAAGTTCGGTGATAATATCCCTTTTTGATTACTATGTGAGAAATGTGGCACATACAAATGGTTCACTATTGGCAATTGAGGAACCTGAACTTTATTTACATCCTCATGGTAGAAGAGTAATTTCTGATAAGTTAGATCATTTTTTAGATGATAATAAGAATCAGGTCATAATTACTACTCATTCACCAGAGTTCGTTTGTACTCCTGATGATAGTATCAACCTAATTGTTGTCAAAAAAGATGGTAACAAAAGTGTCGCCACGAATTTCTATTTTGATGATATAAAATCAAAACAAATTCTTATAAAAAAGCAAAATTCAGAGATGTTTTTTGCTGATGCAGTCATTCTTGTTGAAGGTGCTGACAAATATATTTTAGAATATATAGCAAGAGAAATTGGGCAACGTCTTGAATGTGAAGATGGTAAACTTGGTAAAAATTGGATGAATGAATATAATGTATCTGTTATAAGTTGTGGCGGCAAACATGAATTCTGGAAGTATGCCAATGTACTGAAATCTATAAATATACCATATTTAGTTATAAGTGATTTTGATTTTTTCAGAGATGGATTGGATACTTATTTTAATAAAACTGGCTTTGTTGAACAAAAAGAAAAGCTAGGTGAATTAAAGTCTCAGGTAATTGAAACAATAAGAAATGAAGATGAAATTAAGAATATTCCTAATATATGCGAGGAAATAATAAATGATATTTCATCTGAAAATCTGGATAATGCAAAAAAACGATCTAAAGAAATATTTGACATTATTAAGAAAAACAATGGTACATATAAAAGATTGGATGATATCAAAAATGAAAGTGTGAAAAAGGAAATTGAACAATATCTTGTTAAATTAAGAGAACTAAATATATTCATATTGACCGGGGAATTAGAGCACTTTTATACAACTGAACCTCGTAAATCAAAAGAACAAGGTGTCCTTGAAATAATTAAAAAATGTGAGGATAAATATATTAGTGAATTTGTAGATGTTGAAGAATTCAAAGAAGCTTTGATTGTTTTCTTGGAATCATGTTTACAATTAAACTTGAAAGAAGAAAGTGATGTTCATGAAATGTGA
- a CDS encoding methyltransferase family protein: MVSSTIILVFCLVAFAAIHSFLASLPFKRRLMRVLGSRAETLYMPAYSLIAVITILPLVYLLYKNPGPLLYIVPSPWRWLMVGVQLAAALVAPRALQDAPHRFRIGAQLAGPNANNAESLKIQGIYRWVRDPFLLTGLIIIWFTPFMTVNLLVIYLLASIYLYLGSLHWETRLVAQFGDEYRKYQQRVHRMIPGKSEHY, from the coding sequence CTGGTTTCATCTACGATTATCCTTGTTTTTTGTCTTGTGGCGTTTGCAGCCATTCACAGTTTCTTGGCCAGCCTGCCATTCAAACGCCGACTCATGCGGGTTTTGGGTTCACGGGCAGAAACGCTGTATATGCCGGCATACAGCCTCATTGCAGTTATTACGATTTTGCCGCTTGTCTACCTGCTCTACAAAAATCCGGGCCCTCTTTTATACATCGTACCTTCTCCGTGGAGGTGGCTGATGGTAGGGGTACAGCTGGCTGCCGCCCTGGTTGCACCGAGGGCTCTGCAGGATGCTCCACACAGGTTCAGAATTGGTGCCCAGCTGGCCGGTCCCAATGCCAATAATGCTGAGTCCCTGAAAATCCAGGGTATATACCGGTGGGTGAGGGACCCTTTCCTGCTTACGGGATTGATTATCATCTGGTTTACTCCCTTCATGACGGTAAACCTGCTTGTGATATACCTGCTGGCGAGCATATACCTTTACTTGGGGTCGCTGCACTGGGAAACAAGGCTGGTGGCACAGTTTGGTGATGAATACAGGAAGTATCAACAACGGGTCCACAGGATGATTCCCGGTAAAAGTGAACATTACTGA
- a CDS encoding phosphate-starvation-inducible PsiE family protein, producing MINHDQVFDTVIRYVTFSILYILLIAIIVGLLNLIYNVGYITYEILGGNFIHISFIDVVVGVLTIFILIDLFKTFVDYREHKRIRLVYITDATILIVMREIAVGVYVSRIEYEFILSLSILLLVLGIIRLLSVKYPNTDGKNN from the coding sequence ATGATTAATCATGATCAAGTATTTGATACAGTTATAAGATATGTCACTTTTTCCATTCTTTATATACTGTTAATAGCAATAATTGTGGGATTGTTAAATCTTATCTATAATGTTGGATATATCACATATGAAATTCTTGGCGGCAATTTTATCCATATAAGTTTCATCGATGTAGTTGTTGGCGTTCTTACAATTTTTATCCTTATTGACCTTTTCAAGACTTTCGTTGATTATCGCGAACATAAACGAATCAGACTTGTATACATAACAGATGCTACTATTTTGATAGTTATGCGTGAAATAGCAGTGGGCGTTTATGTAAGTCGAATCGAATATGAATTTATTTTAAGTTTATCAATATTACTACTTGTATTAGGTATAATACGACTATTATCTGTAAAATATCCTAATACTGACGGCAAAAATAACTAA